One Ptychodera flava strain L36383 unplaced genomic scaffold, AS_Pfla_20210202 Scaffold_33__1_contigs__length_2856901_pilon, whole genome shotgun sequence DNA segment encodes these proteins:
- the LOC139127546 gene encoding adenosine receptor A2b-like: MDSNSSTNNSSGDGFSISIVPAPILTMYLTVAALCVTLNAGMIAVVYMDKKLHTIPNMLVCSMAVTDLLVGVANIPLYIASKFSVFRYLYQCILALSFTIFLSMASTYHLLLIAVDRYLSIVYALRYGTMMTNVRACSLLAFLWLWSLIVSILPTIGWRKPEAAILMTPLTGSCRFGLFFVESYAIAISVNTSVAVATMFILYGCIFKYAREQTRKILATAVTQETSKNSFKESKLKQNIRTCVVLFVIMGCYLLCMIPSNVILAIEFVGDGDTANNVPYFAGTVMAFFNSALNPLIYGSCNRPLRLAIKSRLLRIRCKKKPTLNLTT, from the exons ATGGACAGTAACAGTAGCACCAACAACTCGTCAGGTGATGGGTTTTCCATTTCCATTGTGCCGGCACCAATTCTGACGATGTACCTGACTGTTGCAGCGCTCTGTGTTACCCTGAACGCTGGCATGATTGCAGTTGTCTACATGGACAAAAAACTGCACACCATACCCAATATGCTCGTCTGCAGTATGGCGGTGACGGACCTCCTCGTCGGTGTTGCCAACATTCCTCTTTACATCGCCTCGAAATTCAGCGTGTTCAGATACCTCTACCAGTGCATCTTAGCTCTCAGTTTCACAATATTTCTCAGCATGGCATCGACTTACCATTTATTGCTTATAGCTGTTGACAGATACCTTTCTATTGTATACGCGTTGAG ATATGGGACCATGATGACCAATGTGCGTGCCTGTTCCTTGCTAGCTTTTTTGTGGTTATGGTCCTTGATTGTGAGCATCCTGCCGACGATTGGCTGGCGTAAACCGGAAGCCGCCATATTGATGACGCCATTGACTGGAAGCTGCAGGTTCGGCCTCTTCTTCGTGGAAAGTTATGCAATCGCCATAAGTGTTAACACTTCTGTTGCAG TTGCTACCATGTTCATACTCTACGGTTGTATATTCAAGTATGCGCGGGAACAAACTCGTAAAATTCTTGCAACCGCTGTGACCCAAGAAACGTCCAAGAACTCGTTTAAAGAATCCAAGCTAAAGCAAAACATACGGACTTGTGTTGTCCTGTTTGTAATAATGGGTTGCTATCTGCTGTGTATGATTCCGTCCAATGTGATCCTAGCCATAGAATTCGTCGGAGACGGTGACACGGCTAACAACGTGCCTTACTTCGCGGGTACGGTGATGGCGTTCTTCAACTCTGCTTTGAACCCATTAATATATGGAAGTTGCAACCGACCATTAAGATTGGCGATCAAGTCCCGACTTCTTCGTATTCGCTGCAAGAAGAAACCAACGCTCAATCTCACTACATAA